From Cervus elaphus chromosome 25, mCerEla1.1, whole genome shotgun sequence, one genomic window encodes:
- the LOC122683773 gene encoding histone H2B subacrosomal variant: MARNTIKNKCCRGHQKAISKKKSHSGIESGHRNYSLYVNRVLKEVVPQKGISSRTMDIMNTMINDMFERISTEACNLMCYRKRCTLTPEDIQKAVYLLLPEKLAKYAVAFGTEAVQRYVRS; the protein is encoded by the coding sequence ATGGCCAGAAACACCATCAAGAACAAGTGCTGCAGAGGACACCAAAAAGCAATCTCCAAAAAGAAATCACATTCTGGCATTGAATCTGGCCATAGGAATTACTCACTCTACGTAAACAGGGTCCTAAAAGAAGTGGTTCCCCAGAAGGGCATATCATCTCGTACCATGGACATCATGAACACCATGATCAACGACATGTTTGAGCGCATTTCCACTGAAGCCTGCAACCTAATGTGTTACAGAAAACGCTGTACCCTCACCCCTGAAGACATTCAGAAGGCAGTGTATTTGCTGCTGCCTGAGAAACTGGCTAAGTATGCAGTGGCTTTCGGAACTGAAGCTGTCCAACGATATGTCCGCTCCTAA